From Erigeron canadensis isolate Cc75 chromosome 8, C_canadensis_v1, whole genome shotgun sequence, one genomic window encodes:
- the LOC122580335 gene encoding pectate lyase-like has product MKVVKFQLVLVVCYVFVIFVMAGSNDTISNRRVLTRHKRHNGPCVAHNLIDKCWRCDPKWADNRQRIADCAQGFGHNAKGGKGGKFYVVTSAQDNDMVNPKPGTLRHAVLQPGPLWIIFNRHMNIKLRQELIFTSDKTVDGRGFHIHIFGGAGIMLQNIRNVIIFNIHLYDITPASGGMIRSTPDHVGIRGASDGDAICIFGSTDIWIDHCSFIGSYDGLIDIVARSTDITVSNNHFVRHDKALLFGASDETPDENMRVTLAYNHFGKGLTQRLPAVRWGFVHVVNNDYTMWKSYAIGGAQGATIISQGNRYKAEHGAAKEVTHRNQAKKEEWIKWTWRSEGDLMLNGAFFVNSGNPNWAAQYKGYPLLKAEPAHRVHDLTSFAGAALGCRVGLPC; this is encoded by the exons ATGAAGGTGGTTAAATTCCAATTGGTATTGGTCGTATGTTATGTTTTCGTGATATTTGTCATGGCCGGTTCCAA TGACACGATAAGCAACAGGAGggttttaacgaggcataaGAGACACAACGGACCATGTGTAGCCCATAACTTAATCGACAAATGTTGGCGATGTGACCCTAAATGGGCAGACAACCGTCAAAGGATAGCAGATTGTGCTCAAGGGTTTGGTCACAATGCCAAAGGCGGAAAAGGTGGCAAATTCTACGTCGTTACTAGTGCACAAGACAATGACATGGTCAACCCTAAACCAGGCACCCTCCGGCATGCTGTTCTCCAACCTGGACCGCTTTGGATCATATTCAATCGCCACATGAACATCAAGCTCCGACAGGAGCTCATTTTTACTAGCGATAAGACTGTTGATGGACGTGGATTTCACATTCACATCTTTGGTGGTGCTGGAATTATGTTGCAAAACATCAGAAACGTCATTATTTTCAACATCCATTTGTATGATATCACACCAGCAAGTGGCGGCATGATTAGATCAACTCCTGATCATGTTGGAATCAGAGGAGCAAGCGATGGAGATGCAATTTGTATATTCGGATCCACGGACATTTGGATCGATCACTGCTCCTTCATTGGCTCATATGATGGCCTTATTGACATTGTTGCTCGTTCCACAGACATCACTGTCTCTAATAACCATTTTGTCAGACACGATAAG GCTCTGCTATTTGGTGCAAGTGATGAGACTCCAGATGAAAATATGAGAGTTACACTCGCTTATAACCACTTTGGAAAAGGACTTACACAAAGATTACCTGCAGTTCGATGGGGATTTGTTcatgttgtaaacaatgattACACAATGTGGAAGAGCTATGCGATCGGAGGTGCACAGGGTGCCACCATCATTAGCCAGGGGAACCGCTACAAAGCAGAACACGGTGCAGCCAAGGAGGTGACTCACAGAAATCAAGCTAAAAAAGAAGAATGGATCAAGTGGACATGGAGATCAGAGGGAGATCTGATGCTAAATGGAGCATTCTTTGTTAATTCTGGAAACCCAAACTGGGCAGCGCAATATAAGGGTTACCCATTGTTAAAAGCTGAACCAGCTCATAGGGTTCACGACCTGACAAGTTTTGCCGGTGCTGCCCTTGGATGCAGAGTAGGATTACCTTGTTAA
- the LOC122611083 gene encoding V-type proton ATPase subunit d2, with amino-acid sequence MYGFEAMTFNIHGGYLEAIVRGHRSGLLTAADYNNLCQCESLDDIKMHLSATEYGPYLQNEPSPLHTTTIVEKCTLKLVDEYKHMLCQATEPLSTFLEYITYGHMIDNVVLIVTGTLHERDVQELLEKCHPLGMFDSIATLAVAQNMRELYRLVLVDTPLAPYFSECITSEDLDDMNIEIMRNTLYKAYLEDFYRFCQKLGGATAEIMSDLLAFEADRRAVNITINSIGTELTRDDRRKLYSSFGLLYPYGHEELAVCEDIDQVRGVMEKYPPYQPIFSKLSYGESQMLDKAFYEEEVKRLCLSFEQQFHYGVFFAYMRLREQEIRNLMWISECVAQNQKSRVHDSVVFIF; translated from the exons ATGTACGGATTCGAAGCAATGACGTTTAACATCCATGGCGGATACCTTGAAGCGATCGTAAGGGGACACAGATCTGGATTGCTGACCGCTGCTGATTACAATAATCTCTGCCAGTGTGAATCTCTTGATGATATCAAGATGCATCTTTCCGCCACCGAATACGGTCCTTATCTTCAAAACG AGCCTTCACCATTGCATACAACTACGATTGTCGAGAAATGCACTCTTAAGTTGGTTGATGAGTATAAGCATATGTTATGTCAAGCTACCGAGCCTCTTTCAACCTTCCTAGAGTACATAAC ATATGGTCATATGATCGACAATGTCGTCCTGATTGTTACTGGAACATTGCATGAGAGAGATGTTCAGGAACTGTTAGAGAAATGCCACCCTTTGGGAATGTTTGACAG CATTGCTACCCTGGCAGTTGCTCAGAATATGCGCGAGCTTTATAGATTGGTTCTTGTGGATACACCACTGGCTCCATACTTTTCCGAGTGCATCACATCAGAG gatTTGGATGATATGAACATTGAGATAATGAGAAATACTTTGTATAAGGCATATCTTGAGGATTTCTACCGCTTTTGCCAG AAACTTGGTGGTGCTACTGCTGAAATCATGTCTGATCTCCTAGCATTTGAGGCTGACAGGAGAGCTGTCAATATCACCATAAACAG CATTGGAACAGAGCTTACCCGAGATGATCGTAGGAAGCTGTATTCTAGCTTTGGTTTACT ATACCCGTATGGCCATGAGGAACTTGCTGTTTGCGAGGATATAGATCAG GTTCGTGGTGTGATGGAGAAATACCCTCCTTATCAACCGATATTCTCAAAGTTGTCTTACGGAGAGAGCCAGATGCTTGATAAGGCATTCTATGAAGAGGAAGTAAAGCGACTCTGCTTATCTTTTGAGCAGCAG TTCCACTATGGTGTATTCTTTGCATACATGCGGCTGAGGGAACAGGAGATCAGGAATTTGATGTGGATATCAGAGTGTGTGGCACAGAACCAGAAATCCAGAGTTCATGACAGTGTGGTGTTCATATTCTAG